The Amycolatopsis sp. DG1A-15b genome window below encodes:
- a CDS encoding winged helix-turn-helix domain-containing protein, whose translation MAEPGGASASMPRREATVSEAKALAHPLRLRILRLCWQSELTNKQLADRLGRDPGTVLYHVRQLIEAGLLEPAPVRTGDSGALEKPYRAKARSWWLDDPPNTEVDAALAPIEAVQDELRAAGPDSVRIFLRFAVHLSAEDAAELERAILALVERYVSTDDERSAEPAHGGMIVLHRLAE comes from the coding sequence ATGGCTGAACCCGGAGGTGCTTCCGCGTCGATGCCGCGGCGCGAGGCCACGGTGAGCGAGGCGAAAGCCCTGGCCCACCCGCTGCGGCTGCGCATCCTGCGGCTCTGCTGGCAGAGCGAGCTGACCAACAAGCAGCTCGCCGACCGCCTGGGCCGCGATCCCGGGACGGTCCTGTACCACGTCCGGCAGCTGATCGAGGCGGGTCTGCTCGAGCCGGCGCCCGTCCGCACCGGCGACAGCGGCGCGCTGGAGAAGCCCTACCGCGCCAAGGCGCGATCGTGGTGGCTGGACGACCCCCCGAACACCGAAGTCGACGCCGCCTTGGCGCCCATCGAAGCGGTCCAGGACGAGCTGCGCGCGGCGGGCCCCGACTCGGTGCGCATCTTCCTCCGCTTCGCCGTCCACCTGTCCGCCGAGGACGCGGCCGAGCTGGAGCGCGCGATCCTCGCGCTCGTCGAGCGGTATGTGTCCACGGACGACGAACGGTCCGCCGAGCCCGCCCACGGCGGGAT